Below is a window of Populus alba chromosome 2, ASM523922v2, whole genome shotgun sequence DNA.
AAATGCCCGTGCTTTCAAAATCATCGACGGACCAAATTGAGCCCTAAATATTACTTTATTACTCGTGTATGATTTCAAAAAgggattttaatatgtttaaccTAGAGCCATCATTGCCGACATTGACAAAATTGACATAAAGACATGTCAAATTGGATCACCTGCCTGACCAAATATGAAGAGTACTGACCCACTTGACCTTTTGTCCTAAGGAGAGGAGAAATGCACAAGATGAACTTAATAATCCGCGCTCTAGACAGCGGGGTGAtggttcaaaaaacaaaaataaaaacaaaaacaaaaacaaaaacaaaagtaaaaatacagggaagttaaaaattcaatttataataaataaagaatttttaaaatattaatatcatgACACACTATCATATAGGATCAATCAAGGTAAACCATGTTTAACTTGTGAAAATCTTGATATGAGATATTAGCCGGTAACAACACCATGAaatccaaatcaaaataaattaaaaactcaaaatcaaattaaccaaatattaaaggtctaaaatgaaaaaaacattcaataaaaaaacataaaactaaCTCGAGAGAACCTCTAACGGTGTTTTACGCTATGACGCGTCTCAGgcaagtttttttaaagaagaaatgaaaattcAAGACTTGATAATTGACCTAACTAGATCCATTAAATcgggttaatttaataatacaataaaaaaaaaacaatagatgatgaataacaataaaaaaaccctaactcatatttaattatatttttttgcttttaagggtaaccatgtaattttattatgaataaaattatagaaagttTGAGATACCCCCGAACATatataaaatgacaaataaaccTAGCAAAAATATCGTTCTACCCCTAAAACATAGGCTTGAGtgttttgttttggacaaaaatGTAACTCAACTATTATAATCCACGATAAATCAACGCCATTGTATAATAGTTTTACCACGGGGTTTAAGTTCTTTTAATGGGtattgtttttctatatatttttccaCCAGATAGGTGGCATACGCTACATCATGGCTGATCCAAATTGTTTTCActgcaaaaaatatattaaggcaatataagtgttttaaaaaaaaaaaaaaccgagacctAGGTTACTGACTTGACCGAGTTTACTAAGATCGTATGATttcaaaaatgaattaaaaaaatgcaacaaaaaaaatagacaaaaaaatttgataatgaataaaaaaaaaacaattaaagccTTTGACCTAGCTGTGATACTAAGACAACCATGTTCAAAAgaaagctaaataaaataacaaatctcAATTATCAAATAACTCAATGTCAAAAgatgcaattgaattttttttaaaaaaaaaacaataaaaaaaatataaattaacctGGGTTAACCTATTAATCCCATGACCATGGGTATAGGACCGAAATAACATCGTAgataggaaaacaaaaaagaagaagtatgaagaccaattcttaataaatcaaatcttgaaggatgagattgtaaaaaaattatgaaaaaacatagaaaaaagagTGAAGGTAACCTgtgttaatatttgaaatttatgaCCCTTATCATGAGTCCGAGATTAATGCTATAGAAagcaaaccctaaaaaataatgaagtaaAACTCTCAAGGAGAAAAAGACAATAATAAAggatctaaaacaaaataaatatcaattaaaagaatgaggataaaatctgatataaaaataaatcaaaatcaaatatgaagggatgaaattgaaaacacaattcaattagaaaaaaggataaaaaaaaataaatagcaattaaaaaaaataaggaacacATTTGGtacaaaaatgaaatgaaactaAGTGATGAAgtattaaattgaagaaaaaaaagttataaaaaaaataaataggaaattaaatagcaataaaaagaataaggatcaaattggaaaatgaatttttttttgaaagacacataaataataattaaaagaatgaagactaAGTTGAtacaaaatccaaataaaaccAAGTGATCAGGAACTAAATGgaagaaacaaattaataaaaaaaagataaaacagaAATCAaacagaaattaaaagaataaagactaaattagacatgaaaaaaattaaaaaacaccatTATATTTTACCACTGAAAAGAGGGAAAAATGGGGAGGAGAAGGAAAAAGTGCATTGGAGCCACACACCAACATGCGTTCATCCACCATGAAGATCTCAATAAGTTGTTCCAAAcatggtgttttgttttgtcaGAGAAGCTTGCACGCGATGCCCGAGGGGCCTAGATTCCTTCCACTTATTAGCGCGTGTGTTAGACACGgcaccaacttttttttttttttttatttatcaaaattccATATTGTCCccatatgtaaataaaaaataagaatactaTTCATCCAGCAATGACAAATTGataccatgaaaaaaataattttaccctTGAAAATAAGTTATACGAGTTTCACTATTGAAAATAAGATTGTCATTTCACTGTGCAAATCACACGAAGAAATGTGAGACCCTCTGAAGTGAAATACTTAGCCTTGATAAGCAATATAAAGGTTCTCCTTTCATATATTTGAtaatccagaaaaaaaaaatgcaaacaaaaTGGACGCTAGCTTTCGTTGTTTTGACctaggagatttttttttactacaaagAAGAGGCTTGAACACAAGACCTCCTAATTTGGGGAAGGGGAATCCTACTTCCAGGTAATCTACTTGCTAATTGGCTATCATCCATGAAGAGATTgcatgtaaaaaagaaagaaagagctaTTACTGCTTtcgaagaaataaaaaagtagagttcttgccttttgttttgagAAGACTATCGTTGTTGTTTATGAGATTTTGATGGGCATagaattacaattttttaaaacatcgtGTTAATACTTGATCTTCGATTAACTCCCTACATTTACATGAAACAACTAgtttgatttctatttattaTGAAGCCTTTTTTTCCCTCAACACAGAAAATTAATATGAGagttattaatgtttttttgccttaattaaaaagtttatcagtgtattttattaaataaattgagaattttataacaataacaaatttGTTTACTACAAAGAAATACCGAGTcaaaaaattgagataaaaatattattttttagaaaaaaattaaatatttattttagtttgaaattagatccctataattttaattgatttgaataaataaaattaaaatttattttattaaattaagcattaattcaatattaaattttatcattaacaTTACGAGAGTtccatataaaattaatcaaggaaaatatcaaaccaaatcttaaatcaatttaaaaagattaagttgagaacaaaaaattaaatgaaaaaaagtttaaaaagaaaaagaagacaacATTGAGGTTGTTTATTACAACTTACCGTGAATTgtgcttttcttttaatttatgttttgatctcacatgttcattattttaaatataatttaatgatttattaaGCATTAATTTAACGAACTAAATGATTAAATGGAAAGCAAaatgatctaataaaaaaagaatgcaaacacattttttttcatataaaagtattttcaccccagaatttttaatatttatttttatagtagtGGTGAAAAGAACCACCAGTTACTCTCTCACGTGAGTTAATATTATCTTTACACGTACTTATACTTTTATgaagaacatataaaaaaataactatctgAGAAAATCTAActgtcaaaataaaaacagattCCATCTGAAAAAAAACAGATTCCCCTTCTTCTACTTTATTTTTACGCCACACCCCTGGCACCGCCCTTGACATGTCgaaatataatatcttttctcacctttttttttttactttaataaagaaaacatatttttttttgcttttttggaaagaagaagaagaagtatttttttaccacttgctcccccccccccccccccccaacaatGTCAACCTATTGTTATGGAACTTCAAGGTTTGGCAAAACTGTAAGCCATTGGAAGTCGAGTCACCGAGACAATGTAAgccaactaaaaaaagaaaaatcttaaatatattatatgatttttatatacattGTTTTAGTTGGGTCTTCTTGTTGAAGAGTAAGCATAGACCCCACATGCAAATATATGTCCGGCAAAATCAAATCGTAGTGGTTAATTTTGAATCTTTTGTCAGATTATCCCAATTGGGTTTCGACGATTCTTCGTCCATCATCGCTCTCTTTTGTGTTATTAACAAAAATCTATATAAACTCAACTCGTTTTATTTCTTTGTACGAATTTGACTTTGAAATTGCGTACAGTTCAAGCAGTTCTCAATTCTTAGCGTATTTGTCTTTCATATTCCTTGACACCGTATACCATCTCGAATTCCTTCTCTAAATTCCTAATCTTTTGTACATAACTATTTTCTGTTCATTGGTTTTCTTATAGATTATATTCTTTTGTACACaaaagagacagagagagataTAAAGGGTGGTGTCAGCAGCAGGAaaacaccttttctttttgacaCTGCCAATTTTGTAGCTTTATGAGCAAATTGGGATCTAATCTGATCTGGGTTTTTCTGCTTCAGCTGTTTTTTTGTTAGTGGTGAGTCATTCTTCCACTATTTGATTCTTTCTATACCAtaccttttcctttctctttagAACCTGAAATCAAAAGGTTATGTGTCATGAGTTTGATGGGCATGTTGAGCTGGAAGAATCATTCTTTTTatctccctctttctctcttatgTTGATTTGAGCTTGTGGCCATTGGAGATTCTTGATGTTCATTTACATATTTTGTAGCTGAAACTTTCTGGGGCATTACAATGCCTGGTTGGTGATTTTGCTCgatataatttattcatgtttttgcaTTGGTTGTTGAATAGGAAAGCAATATAGTTACAGAGTTGGTTATCTTAGTACTGGAATTAAGTTTCCTGGAAACATTAATCACTGGGTTGCAGGGATGCGTCGCTGTCCTAGTCGTATTGAATATATTAGTGTTGCTTGCAATGTAGAATGTAAACCAAGTTTGGAACTTTCATATCAAGTTGGAAATTGCTTGCAAGCTTACCCTTTTCTTCCCTCTATCTTATGAACAATTCataataaagaaagagaaacaTAGAATTTTTGCAGTTTCGTGTCATGCCAGTATAATTTTGTGAATGCCTCTTGATTGCTAAGCCCACTGCATTTTGTGATATATATTTGGTTCCTTTGGTTTACTTATTGCTTTCTTTTGCAGTTAAGAAATTTGTTGATGATGACCAGATAACCATACACGTTATGGGTTGGCTTAGCAAGATTTTTAAAGGGTCCAATCATAATATTTCAGAAGGGCATTACTATGGAAATTATGGACAGGATGCTAGCTATAATGCACCTTCTACGTCAGGGGTATtcaccaatttgatttaatgtttCTTGCTAAACCATTTCTAATTGCAAGAGGAGATGCATATAAAAATACTTCTCTTTTACTGGCATCTTTTAGCTTTTACCTCAACTATTACATATTAAGTGTTAGTagccttgattgaaattttgtGTAAGCTAAGTCTAATCCCTGATCTGCCCTTCTTGCTTTGACATTTTTCAGTTTGGATATTAAATGTAGGAAGCATATTTGGAGCAGGAAAATGAGGAGGATATTGATCGTGCTATTGCGTTATCCCTTTTAGAGGACAATCACAATGTAAAAAATGTCGCAGGTGAGTAATATCACAGTCTGATGCTATCAGCAATACTTGATGGTTCTCTCACTACACTCCAACTGTTATTTCTGTACTTTGTTTTGATCCATCTTCAGGATTCCTTTGCCAATAACTCTTATTTTCtgaattgatttatatattttctctacATCTTTGCTATTTTGTCAACGTCATTTTAGAATCAATATCGCCTTTTCAGCTCTGTTCTATCATATTGCTTCATTCTCTGTATATATTATGATCCAATACTCCAGAGCTTAATGATATATTTCTCAAATTAATGGATAGATGTTGAGATTCAATTGAAAGAAGATGAACAACTTGCCAAAGCTTTACAAGAAAGTTTAAGCGTTGAATCTCCTCCTCGATATGGAAATGGAATTCCTCGGTATGGAAATGGAATTCCATATCAAGGAAATGCATATCAGCCATATCCTATCCACTTTCCAATGGGATTCAGGTATCTTATTTCTATAGCTGATTAATTCTGATCCTTAATTCTTTGACACCaccattcaactttttttttttccaacaatgTACTTCTTTGGGCACTAGAATATGTGAAGAATTTCTTAATTCTTGATTAGGGTATGCGCTGGTTGCAATACAGAGATTGGCCAAGGAAAATTTCTAAATTGCCTCAATGCATTTTGGCATCCAGAATGTTTCCGTTGTCATGCTTGCGGCCTACCAATTTCTGATTACGAGGTGTAAACTGAAATTCCTTATTATCTGCTAATATATATTAGTCAATTGTTGATTCTATGGAGCCCATCATTGCTTTTTATACCTTGAATTGTTATTTTAGTGGAGTGCAATTGCTAACTTTATTTGCATTCTTTCATTATAGTTCTCGATGACTGGAAATTACCCTTATCATAAATCTTGCTACAAAGAGCGTTACCATCCAAAGTGTGAAGTCTGTAAGCTCTTTGTAAGTAGCTTTCCCAGAAACTTTTTGTTTATTCATCTTCTTTAAGTTGTGTATTTCATCCATTGATACTTGAACTGTCATTATCATCCTAAGAATTTTCTTCctacccttttcttttatcgTAAATGAAACTTCTCTGCTAATTTAATAAATCAGAACTACTTATGAATGCTCTTGAATGTCAAGCCAAAGGATACTCattagaacatttttttttaaaaaaaaacccatacttcatttttttacaaaataattgatGTTTAGTGTTCGTGGATGATGTTTTGCATCTTATCCTCATATTTCAACAAATTCAGTACAAAGTTTTCCGATTATGCATGTATACTGTGAATGAGAATTTGCTGAGGTCATGCTACAAGATGGAGGGGGAGAGACAGAATTTGCAGAGGTTACAGAACCAGAAAGtgttatcatattaaaaattattgtgatatatcatttttttatactgATAAAATCGCTATTTGTAAATGTACTGCTCTTAGAATTTCAGATATATTACCCATTTACAATTAGGGTTGCTTTTCTGAATATATATCTTTTGACAGATTCCAACAAACCCTGCTGGTCTTATTGAATATAGGGCTCATCCTTTTTGGATCCAGAAGTACTGCCCATCTCATGAACATGATGGTACTCCTCGGTGTTGCAGCTGTGAGCGAATGGAGGTAAATCTGGATGAATTCTTTGTGCTTAAAAAACTGTCTTTTTAAGCTTTCTAATGATAATCCTGGTGAACTGgttttctgaaaataaaataaaattaataaaggatAATGTTTCTTATCATCACATGCAGCCACAAGACACGGGATATGTTGCCCTTAATGATGGTCGGAAGCTCTGTCTTGAGTGCCTGGACTCTGCAGTCATGGATACCAAGCATTGCCAACCCCTTTATCTTGATATACAAGAATTTTATGAACGTTTAAATATGAAGGTGGAGCAGCACGTTCCACTACTATTGGTTGAAAGACAAGCACTAAATGAAGCCCGGGATGGAGAAAAGAATGTAAGGGCAGATGCATTGAAAAGATTTATATCACCCATTTGATGCTTTTCTTAGGAAATAATTGGCGAGCTTGACATTTAAGCTACTATCAACTTATTGTTAACCTTTTTTTCTAAGGTAGTTCTGGCTATGTGAAAAATCAAGCTATTAATAATGATATTCTGATATATCGAGTCATAAAAACACCCGTTACACTATCAGGATAGTTGACATCCAGTGCTTCTAGAAGGGATTCTTGGCTCCATCCTCAGCAATGACAGTTTTacctctaaaataaaatattaaagtaaaGAGAAAAGGGAAACACAAACAATCAATTGTCCTTCTGTCTACATCTCATCGAGATATCATTTTGAACATTACTGAATGagtaaaaaattgagaaattaattGTTCCATGGATTTTAGTATTGGAGTTCCTTCTCAAGCAATACTTCTGCAATCTAATTCTTTTAAGTTGGTTTTGTAATTTCTAACTCTTGAACAGGGACATTACCACATGCCAGAGACTAGAGGACTTTGCCTTTCTGAGGAACAAACCATTAGCACTGTAAGAAAATTTTGGAATCTTTCATTTGCATTTTGTAATGGACTGATTCATTTTTGATTCTTTAGTTGGCACTCAGAATTTTATATTGCAATGGCCATGGATCATCAGGTATCAAAGCAGCCAAGGTTTGGAGCAGGGAACCGAGCCATGGGTATGATGACAGAGCCTTACAAACTGACACGTCGTTGTGAGGTTACTGCAATTCTGATTTTGTATGGCCTCCCAAGGTATATCTTTAGATCACTTCTCTATTACTTTTTTATCTGAGGGACCTGTGTAATACCGAAGAACCAGCAGATAGtaggaaataaaaatgaatgttCATTGTTTGTATGCAGTATCCACAATTTATAACAATGAGATGCAGTGAGGAACAAGAAAATAACGCATCTTCATTTCTTTGATATGCTGCGTGGATATATTCTTGAAGATGTTTTTTATGCGCTAGTTCTGTATTGTAAAACAAGGTGTTTTATGCTTGTATTGAAATCTTAACCAATACAGGTTACTTACTGGGTCAATCCTAGCTCATGAGATGATGCATGCATGGATGCGGCTGCAAGGTGCTTTTACATCCTGTGCTCTGTacagtcattttttttatatatatatttcatatacTGACATCAAGATTTGAGATTTGACCTTCAAATGATGGATTATTTTTGTTGTAGCTTGCATAAGAAAATGTAAACTGATAGTTTCTCTTAAGCAATTGCTTCTTTTAACGTATTtaagtctgtttttttttagattctgaCGTTTTCTGTTTTCCTGAAGGTTTCCAAACTCTCAGTCAAGATGTGGAAGAGGGTATTTGTCAGGTGCTTGCACACATGTGGTTGGATTCAGAGCTCACACCCACTTCAGGAAGCAATATCGCATCATCCTCTGCATCCAGGACAACAAAAAATGGTACAAGATCTCAATTTGAGAGAAAGCTTGGGGATTTTTTCAAGCATCAAATTGAATCAGATACTTCCCCGGTTTATGGAGATGGATTTAGAGCTGGTCAGCAAGCAGTGCAAAAATATGGTCTCGAAAGAACGCTTGATCATATACGAATGACAGGGAAGTTTCCATATTGAAGTTCTAAACTAGAAGCAGTCCTTGCACAATATGACGCCCCATGTTGAATCTCACACCTTGGTGCATGGAGATGGATAAAGAGCCAACTAGAAAGCAGTGGACAAATAGGGCCTTTGAAGGACAGCAGACCTTATTAAGATGATAGGGAGGTTTCCGTATTAAATTCTTGAACAGTGAGTTCTCACAATACTTTTCTATCCATAGTTAAAGCTAGGCCTTTTCCATTATGAGCCCAGGGCTGAAGCACATAAGCGTTGATTCTACAGAGAGGAGCTTCACGAGAGctgaattttatgttttgtaggCTGTAGAgacattgattttttgttttttggttaattaataATCTCATGATGGAATTCCATTCATTCATCTGTCTTCACTTTGGAACTCTGAAATGAGAAAAGCAATTACGGGAACAATTACCTTCATTTTGTACGTGTTAAAAAAGAACTGGTGGGGATACAATTACAGATAAAAACCCTACATGCTAATAACTGTTATTTTGAAACGGCTCCTGCTGTCCAATTAGTTTCACCTGTTGATGGACGCCATAGTTGGGCTGCTTCATCAACTGagcaaaaaattaatgattatgatTTCAATACATTTGCCTGAATTTTCAACAGAATTGATACCACTTCCTCCATATTTGGCCTCCTTACTGGTTCTTTCATCAAGCAGGCGACGCTTACTTTAGTCAAGCATAAGACGAAGTCTGTCCCACAAATTCCTTTTAGACCAGGATCAACATAGAAATCTAGCTCCGCTTCAGGGTTTTCCCTCTCCATGATAGAAACTATTGCCGTTGAAAGAAGGCTTTCCTTTCCATCCTGTGTAAAAACAGCATCTTTCCCTGTGATTGGTTCCAGCAGAATGACTCCAAAAGCATAAACATCGATCTTGGGAGTCACTTGTCCTACCCCAACATACTCGGGCGCCAAGTAGTCCCCACAACATGTTTTGTCAAGGCAGCACTTGTTTTCCTTGTTGCATCTCTTGCAAGACTGAAATTTGAAATCTTGGCCCTTGGATTGCCGTTTAAAAGAACATTGCTGCTTTTAATGTCCTGGTGCACGGTGCACATAAGCAGGTTCGGTGAAGCTGTGGAGATAGTAAAGTCCATTAGCAACATCCAGAGCAATCTGAATTCTCTGTCCAATTTCCACTTTCCTTGGACTCTTTCTAGAATAGTAATTTTCTTAGGGACCCATTTCCCATATACTCCAAAACATTTCAAAACTTGGACTCTTTCTAGAATAGCTTTCTTTACCTTTTCAAATTCGAAGACTTTCAAAACTTGCTCATAGCTTGCAATTTTGGCACGAAGGTCTTCTCGCACTACCAGTTTTCTTTCTCTACAACTCTCAGTAACCAAAGTCTCTTCTCTTGTTGCAAGAGAGGATGACGATAGCTGTAATGATAATGACGGCTAGCAAAGAGCAAGCCCAGCAGACtcataaagttttttatttgatcttctATTTCTAGGACTCAAAGCTGACGGGGGAGAAGTGTCTGTGTTGTTGTGAATTACAGTTTGTGAACTTTTAGGTTAGAGTAGGCAGAAGATTTAGAATTGTCGTGTCAGAAAAAAGAGTCAGATTTTTCCCATACCATACTCTTCGTGCTTGCATTGAATCTGTTAGCAATATCGGGAATTTTATCATCTGAGCTAAGAGGGTAAGCTACTAGATAATTTGTTCCTCTGATCATTTGATTTGTTGTCGGGCAAGCACATCGAAATGGCACTTGCAGTTGCTCACCGGCAACAAATGATATTCACCATGTGTATTCCTGCGCTTAAGCGCAGCGCAAGTAGATAATCCCTCATATAAGTGTCATTCGCTATAACATAATAGGTTCCACGAGTAGTCGTGGCCTGAATTGTAGTGTTGGCCTGATAATATTGGCCAAAACAAGAACAGTTTACCGGAACAATAACCTCTTTGTTGGTAGGGAACTCCGACAGCCTTGTAACGTAGTTGATTCTAGCCAGCTCTTCTTCGTTTGCCGACGTGAGGACTGAGATTGCAGGCACCGAGTGAAGAGAAGGTTGAGATTTGAAGATCAGAAAGGCCTGGCAAGATTGGCTCTGGCCATTGCAGCTGTAAGGAAATGGAGAGGATGGTCCTGTCTCATCACTGGCGTTGCAGTCTAATGCTGAATTCTTCGAGTAGTTTTGTTGAGCTTTGGCTTGTGAAGTGAGAAAGCTGAGTGCGAGCAAACTAAACAAGTTAATCATGGTGAACATTTTTTAGGTGAGGAAACAATGATGAGTAGACAAGAAATTCAGAATTATGagaatgatgaagaagatggatTGTTGCTTGCTAGAAGTATCAAAATAAGCGcgttaagaattttttttaaaaaaaattccttgaaaTTGTCAGGTTTCGTCGACTTACTATATAGCAACATTCtggatttaatatattttactatattaaaaatattttttatatataaaaaaattaagatcataaaaaaaaaaactccaaacaaaaaaaataaaatttaaccataaaaataaacaattaaattattcaaaaaattatttattctaaaaaaaaatcaagggctGTTTAACAAATAGGCTAGACATGTATGGGCATGGAAGATGAGCCTGCTCTCTTcaactaaaggaaaaaaattcaagcattTGTGGCTCTTGAAGGCTAGTCCAATGCacctaacatattttttaatgggtGGCAACATGTCAtatgttctaattttttttttttatatatagaatggACTACTCGTAGTTAATTTAAGAATACGATACATCATCTTCTAATATAGATTTCAACATAGTTGAAAAGTCAGATTCAAGTTTTAAGATAattaaaactctatttttaactttttttcatttatatttagtaaaaatcttattaaactcaatattaaCTCAAAAGCACTCTCAAGTTGATCTAAAACTCagtattaaacttaaaaaataaatgatttattttttctagtaagatgaaaaatccaaacaattctatgattctttttataaaaaaattatatttacatgaagatcaattttttttggtgatCAAAATGTACCCAACCAactctttctctctcctaccattttttcaataaatttatctcTCATCTCACAATACTTTGGGAgtgaaatgtgaaaaaaaaagtttaggatTGAAACTTAAAATCCTAAGACTCCGAGGACCAAATAATGTGTAAATTGAAACTCGAGGgatcaaattaaagtttttaatgCCTTTGGAACattgggatttgtttttttttgttgtttattttggcctttatttttttaatttttttttttactagagcCTAAAATTCTATTTCGTAACATTGATCATTaatgtattattaaaatatttctttgagattgcaaagaaataaagttaaataatcaaaatgaaaaaaaaaatactatgaaaaTGAGTAATGTAGTCCACAGTGTTTTGAGTCTAGGTGAATGGTgagtaattttattcaaatactctaactcttttaatgtttttagctAGTTATCTTACTCatgttttaaatcaatatttttttagaaaaaatttgtAACCATTATATCAAATGGTATGATGTATTGTTGAGAATACgatattctcataaaaaatgAGAGTAGTAAATTATATagattaatttctaataaatgcaatattaaagaactaaataaaaaaataatggaaaaagaaagaaagaaagaaactacaCTCTCCGGTGAATAATTCTTTGAAAGGAGAGCTAGAAGGACTCCAACAATTCTTGCAAGTTTTTGTcagcgcgcgcgcgcgcacacacacacacgaagCAACTATCTATGCGTCACCAACTATATCATTGAATACACTGACTTGTCTATTAATGCTCAGATTGCAGACTTCAACATTGCTACATGAAAATGTTAACATGCACTTTAACTCTCTATTGATTCTGTATCAGATGgcccaaaatcattttttaccaTTAATTCTTTTGTTAAGAATCTTGAGTTTATCTTGTTTATAATCGAGCATGCCAAGGGGGTATTCTGATGTTGATCAGCTTCCACGAGAACGTAGGGGAGAAGTGGGGATTTGCGTCGTGATCTTTATCAAAGAATGCGTTCTTGCAGGTAATTGCTAACCTATTTTAATGAATCGTGTTTACTTTATCTGTTTGCAGTAGCAGGAATCCAAGTCACAGTGTTCTTGGTCT
It encodes the following:
- the LOC118028089 gene encoding protein DA1 isoform X1; the protein is MPVKKFVDDDQITIHVMGWLSKIFKGSNHNISEGHYYGNYGQDASYNAPSTSGEAYLEQENEEDIDRAIALSLLEDNHNVKNVADVEIQLKEDEQLAKALQESLSVESPPRYGNGIPRYGNGIPYQGNAYQPYPIHFPMGFRVCAGCNTEIGQGKFLNCLNAFWHPECFRCHACGLPISDYEFSMTGNYPYHKSCYKERYHPKCEVCKLFIPTNPAGLIEYRAHPFWIQKYCPSHEHDGTPRCCSCERMEPQDTGYVALNDGRKLCLECLDSAVMDTKHCQPLYLDIQEFYERLNMKVEQHVPLLLVERQALNEARDGEKNGHYHMPETRGLCLSEEQTISTVSKQPRFGAGNRAMGMMTEPYKLTRRCEVTAILILYGLPRLLTGSILAHEMMHAWMRLQGFQTLSQDVEEGICQVLAHMWLDSELTPTSGSNIASSSASRTTKNGTRSQFERKLGDFFKHQIESDTSPVYGDGFRAGQQAVQKYGLERTLDHIRMTGKFPY
- the LOC118028089 gene encoding protein DA1 isoform X2, producing the protein MGWLSKIFKGSNHNISEGHYYGNYGQDASYNAPSTSGEAYLEQENEEDIDRAIALSLLEDNHNVKNVADVEIQLKEDEQLAKALQESLSVESPPRYGNGIPRYGNGIPYQGNAYQPYPIHFPMGFRVCAGCNTEIGQGKFLNCLNAFWHPECFRCHACGLPISDYEFSMTGNYPYHKSCYKERYHPKCEVCKLFIPTNPAGLIEYRAHPFWIQKYCPSHEHDGTPRCCSCERMEPQDTGYVALNDGRKLCLECLDSAVMDTKHCQPLYLDIQEFYERLNMKVEQHVPLLLVERQALNEARDGEKNGHYHMPETRGLCLSEEQTISTVSKQPRFGAGNRAMGMMTEPYKLTRRCEVTAILILYGLPRLLTGSILAHEMMHAWMRLQGFQTLSQDVEEGICQVLAHMWLDSELTPTSGSNIASSSASRTTKNGTRSQFERKLGDFFKHQIESDTSPVYGDGFRAGQQAVQKYGLERTLDHIRMTGKFPY